CTTATGCATGTAGAAGCCTTCTTTTTGGAGATTTATGGCGAGATCATTTAAAATACTCTCAAATGGAATACCCTTCATCGAAGGATCGCTGGTTAAACCCACATGGACATTCCCCTTCATAAACTGATAGGTCTGAATCTTCTTGGTAGGATCCAGGGCCCTGGCCTTGACAAAGTCTTCTGAGGCTTGCGCTTTCAGTACGACTCTGTTGGCAGCTTGAAGGTCAGTTGTTAATATCAAGCATGCCAGTAAGGTGGCCGCGAGGGTTGGATATAAGGGAGATTTCATTAGGATTCAATTGGGGTTATTAGAATTATTAACGTAAAGCTATCAGGGTGGGTTACAAAACATCCGTTCTTTTTGGATCTCAGGTATCGCGCATGAGCAAACTATTATTCTTCATTTTAAATTAGGATATTTTTAATCACTCAAGAAATTTATGATCGAAAACAAAAAGACCCGGCGTTTCCACCGGGCCTTGGGGATTTAAAACTATTTGGTTCCGATTAGAAGCGGAAGGTATTCGTCAGAAGGAACTGAGAAGGTGGATCGAAGCGAATACGAGCTACATCGCCATTAGGTTGGCGGCGAATGGTGCTGATGTCGTCATTCCTCAGGTTTTGAAGATTCCGGATATTCAGTTGAATGGTCCAATTGATCTTATCGGTGATCTTTTTCCTATAGGCGAATGTGAGGTCGTAGTTGTAGACATCCTCATTCAGCCAGGGATTGTCCACATCAGGTTGAACGATGCCGTCCTCTCTTGGGATGAGTGGAAAACCTACAGAGTTGTCACTTTGCCACCGGGCGGCACCCCCAACTGAGAATCCTTGCAGGAATCCTTCGTTAAAGCGGTAGTTCGTTACAAAGTTAACCCGGTATCGGCGTTGTTCCTTTGTAGGTGTTCCCTCTTGTGCTTTCTGCTCCAGGTATTCCAGGACGTCCGCATTCACTTGTTCTTTTAAAGTATTTCCGGTGTTCAGTCCCATGGGATTGTTCCAGTCGAGGTCACCGAAATCTTCAATGATTGGAATCCAGAATTCATTAAAAAGTTTGGTCATCCGTGGCCCGATATTTGTCAGAACGGTTTCCGTATCGGCGAAGTTGAGGGACACCCGCCAGGCTCTGGTTGGATTCATGGTCAATTCCCACTCAAAGCCTTTGGCTTGTATATCCTGGGTATCAGACACTCCACCTGCGGGTTGTACTTCAACAGTTCCAGAGTTGTTCAAGCGGAAATTGTATGAAGCTTTCAGATCATCGGTTAAGTAGGGTGTTATAGCATCCCTGTCGGCGATGGTTCGCTCAAAGTTCGGGGCTAATCGGGCGATAACTTCCTCGTCTGTTTCTTGGCCAATGATCACGCCCGGATCGTCTTCATCCAACTCTATCTCTCTATTTTCCTCGATGAATGACGGATCGATAACGCCGTCAGCATTAGCGTCGGCACGCTGAATATCGGCGTTTGCAGAACCCCAGTGTGTGAACATTCGTTGGATGGATCCGTTAAACACTCCCCCTAAGTTCGCGGTTGCACCCTTGAGGTCTGCATCATACCAATTGAAGCGGGAAACCACTTTGTTATCGAAGAGGAAGAGGGTGACACCCCAGTCCTTACTCAAACCTGACGGAGATTCCAGTGGTTGGCGGAATTGATCGACCCGGGTGGCAGCGGGAACAAAGTTCTCGGTCTCATTATAGTGGAACGCGATATCCACGCCACTGGGTAATTTGATCAATTGATGCGGCCAGTTTAATACGCCGCCGTAGCCGAAGATTTCAGAATCGATCTCTCTAAAAGTGGCATGTCCGCTGGTTAGATTCCAGCCCTGTTCGCTCAGGTCGGGAATTTCTTCTATTCCCATAACTTGCGCTTCCGTGTTCAACCAGGTTTTAACCTTATCGTTGCGCCATCCCATGTTAACAACCAGAAGATTGTCAAAGAGGAAAGACTGTGAATTGAACGCAACTGATTCGACCTCGGTTTTTTGAATGCGGTGATTCTTGTGCGGAGTGAGATTGGGTATTAAGTTACCGAGTTTAAATCCTTCATTGCCGTTATCGTTAAGATCGTCGCCTGTATTTTCTCGAGTAGCATCAGGACCCATGTCCCAATAAATGTGATCGAATTCCATGCCGGCTACACCCCGCAGGTCGAACATTGCCGGTCCAAATTCGAGGTCCTGCATCGTGAAGCTTGGGTCGGTAAAGGCAGCCAATTGTGGAGGGCCTAAATAGACTATATTACGTATATTCCTTTGACCGTTATTTGCTATCCCCGCATCGGGATGGCCTAGATGAATGCCTGGATCCTGGTCGGCAAACGAGGAGAGTTGCCAAGGAACGAATCTCTCTTCCTCAGTATAATCATCGAGAAGAGAAGTTATCGTGTGGCTTCCCAGAATCTTGCCTAAGAAGCTCTCATCCAGTTGTTCTCTAAAGCTGTGCTTCAAGAAACCGGTGAATCGGGCTGTTTCACGATCGAAAGTGGATTCCCGGAAATTGCCATTGGTTTCAATCCAGACGCGGCCGAAGTTGGGGTTTTCAGGGTAACTGAGATCTCCGGATTCCGCGTAATTGAGGTCATTCGGTATCGGTAGTGAACGATTAATATCAAGGGTAATGCGAGCGGCCCCATTACTGAATGCATTGAAATCCGAACGATACAAGGTCTGAAAGTCGTAGCCAAATTCAAATCCGACATTGCCATTAAACAGTACCTGTTCGAGCGAGATGTTATAGTTGTCAAAGTCCCGGGTGTAAAAATCGTTATCCCAACCCAAATTGTATTTGGAGAAGTCAAAGATTTCGAGGTCAGTCAGGCCTCTGAAGGCATTCCCTTCACCGGCGGTTTGAGAGTAATTACCATGGCCGAGCATCCAGATATGGGCCGTTCTTCCGAAGAACGTTTTTGGCTTCCAAAAAGGATTCGGGCCCGTAATCTGATTAGCCTTCCCAGTCGTACGCCCATTCGTCTGATCCGCACCACGGATATTTCCATTAAACGTTCCAGATGGATACCGGCCGTTAGAACCATCCCAGATAAGTCCCCAACCAACACCGATAGCATTTTCTATTTCTGACCCGTGGCCAATGTCTCTGAGAGGAAGACCATCCGGATTTCGGTCTGGCCTGGAGTTTCTCTCATTATTGGGTCCTTCGACGTGGTTGAAGTTTCTAGCGTTAGCAACCGTATCAAACGACATTCTGGGATAGTTTTCGGCTTCAAAGAAACTAGATAAGTTTTCCACCGGACCAACCGTATCCGCCGCGTTACCGTCGATACTTCCGGTTTCAAAATAAGCGCGAATGACGGTGTTGGGGCTTCCGAATGGTTGCCAGGTGACCGTTCCGAAGTAGCGTTTGTCATCTTCGTAGGTGGGTCTCTGGCGGTTCTGGGTTCTGTCATCCAGGTATGCTACTCTTATTGCCAACTTGTCTTCGATCAGGACTTTATTGTAATTGCCCGACAAGCGAACTGAGGGGCGTTTGCCGCCGCTGCCAATTCGAATTTCCACTTGCCCGGAATCATTAAAGTTGGCGCGGGTAATGCCGTTGTTGATCAAACCGGCGGGTGACCCCAAGCCGAAAAGGAAGGAATTGGCACCCCGATTGATATCGATACGCTCCGTAGTGTAAGTATCGAAAGGGATGTCGGTTTTGTAAAAGTTTCTTGTCCGGTCGGGAGCTGCCAGACCACGAACACGGGAAGTACCGTCCGGGTTGCCGCGGGCTCCACCGGTATTGACCTGACCGTCCAGGCCTTCACTAACTCCGGTAAAATTACCCAGGTTTCCTGCGACTTCCGTGCTGGTGGTGTATTGCAGGAGTTCGTCAATACCGGTGGCGCCGATATCTTCCATGAATTCAGCGGTTACCACCTGAATGGAGGATCCCACATTGCGGAGATCCGTTCTGAGACGGCCTCCGGCCATGGTTTGAGAGGCGAGGTAACCGATATCCGAATCGTCCTCAACCACAAAGGGCGAAATCTCAAAGATGTCATCTTCATTGTCATCTTCTTGAGCGAAAATGCTCAGTGGAGTCAGCAGTAATCCAAGGACAAAAAATAGTCCTTTGTGTGACATGGCTCCTAGCCAGTCGTCCAGGTGGTTGTTAGTTTGTTTCATATAGTGGTGTGGTTTATTTGTGTGATGTAGAGGTTGATTATGGGTAATCCTGTATTTGTACTTTGCCTGGAGGAGCCACGCGGACAGATTGCGGTACAAAAACAGAGTTGAAGATTTATGAGGCCCTTTGTGGGAAGGGCGTGCTTTTTACAAAGTGGAAGAAAAATGGAATGTTGAAGCCCAGTGTGTGGGCGTAACTATTAAGTGAAAGAAAATTGATTTATTGAAGCCCATTGTGGGAAGGGTGTGTCTAGTGGTTTATTAACAGTGTGGAAGAAAAGTGAATTGATGTAGCCCAATGTGGGTTGGGAGCGACTAATTGGTATTAACTACCAAATCGAACTAGTTGTAAAGCATTTCTAAAAACTATGGGGCGTTGCGCCTTCAAAGCAACCCTGTTTTTGGCAGAAAAGCTCCGAAGTTCCAGTGGTTTCATTATTAGTTTTAAGAATGATTGCGTATTTACCGTGGAAAACGGCCATATTTGCCTGGTTTTCGGAGTATTTCGTAATGGTAGCGAAAGTTTAGCTTTTTTAGAGAAAAAACTTAACCACGAATGGACCAATTGACACAAATAACAGGTAATGATTTTGCTACCGACAGAGAAACAAACTACTAAGAAAAATGATTTAACTACGAAAAGCGCGGAATTACGCAAAAACTGAAAGTATTTCTTTTTCACAGAATCATGGGTACAGAATCATTTATTCAGTCAAAGAATCAGACCCGAAATCCGAAACTGCATTCCCCCCCGGGAACGCCAAGCCCCAGCTTGGCATCTTTGAAGTTGATTGGTAATAAACGAACCAACCTTCCATGATATCGGACCGCTCGGCGAGCGGTCCGCTTCAGATGAGTTTGAAAAAAAGAAAAAATGCCTGTTCGCGTGGCGGTCCCGTTCCGCCAATGGTGGATCAAGTGACTGAAAGGAACGTTGTTAAGTAAATAGTTAAGGAACTTCCGTGGCAACACACTGGATCCTGATGTGCACCGAAATAGGCGATAAGAATGTTGTGCAGTGGGCGTTGACCAAACTTTTTCATTGTCAGCGAAGCAGTTCTGGTTTTCGTAATTGTGCTGTGGCTCCTGTTCGAACTTTATTTGGTCCTTTATGAATCGTCGGGCTTATTTTGTGGGTTGGCATGGGTTGGTTGGATTGTTGATCCTTTATACGGCGTTCCAATACCTGTTCGTGAATTCCGGTGCTGGGGACGACTATCCTCAAAAACCGATTCAGGTGGTAGTCCCGTTCAATCCAGGAGGCGCTTCCGATACCTTCGCCCGGATTTTCCAGAAGGCAGTAAATGACTACGATCTGATGCCTCAACCGCTGGTTATTGTGAACAAAGCCGGGGGCAGTTCTACTATCGGAATTAATTATGTGCGGGATGCGCGCGATGATGGCTATACGGTTCTTTGTCTTCACGAAGCCATCATGACGGCTAAACTTACCGGTCAATCGCGTTATGGCCCGGAATCATTCGAGGCTGTGGCAGCTACCGGTGAATTCTCGCTCATGATCCTGGTCCCGAATGAATCGCCTTACTACACTTTGAGCGAATTTATGGCCGATGCAAAAAAACGGCCGAACGAGATTATTCTAGGCTCTAATCTGAACACGCCCACGTATTTTGCTTATTTGAATCTTGAGGCCACGGTTCCAGGGACAAAATTCCGTTTCGTATCGGCGGGAGGTGGCGCAAATCGTTTGGCTTCTCTTATTGGCGGGCACATGGATGCTGCATTTTTTTCGGTGAGTGAGTATATTAGTTTCAAGGATAATGGGTTGAGGCCATTGGCCTTGTTTGACGATAGGCGTGACCCGAGTATCCCGGAAGTACCGACAGCCAACGAATTGGGGTTTCCTGTCACTTCCACTAATCTGCACTACTGGTGGTTCCCCAAAGGTACCGATCCTGAAATTGTCCGCTATTTTAGCAAGGTGCTGGATAAGGCGATGCAAACCGACTATGTGAGAACACGCATGGATGAGTTCAAGATTTTACCTCGAGTCATTGTGGGCGAGGAGCTTCAAGAGAAAATCGATCAGCGTATGGAATATTTTTCAAAATTCGATCCGCCCCGTATGCTCGAGTTGCCAAACGTGGTTGCTTGGACGATAGGTGCATTACTTGTTTTTGGAGCGGGAATAATAAGGAGTTGCCTTACAACTCCTGTAGTAAAATCCGAATCAATCGAATCGATTCCGAAACGCTTTGACCTGGCGTGGAAGACGATTGCCCTGGTTGTCGTTTACGTTGCAGTAATGGCATTGGATTTTATATCATTCGTTTGGGCAACGATTCTGTTTGTGTTGATCTGTGCGACGATGCTGAACGGGCTCCAAAAAACCAAAGTGGTGTATTTGTTGGAAATTACTTTTCTGATGTCCTTCGGACTTCACTATGTGTTTACCGAAATCTTTACGGTGTCTCTGCCTTGATATGTAATGAGAAATAGACCTCTGGAGAAAATTCATGATTTCGTTGACCAAACATTCTCAATTTCGATGTGCATTACTTTGTGCAGGAGCAAACTTGTTCGCGACCTTTTCCTTTGTTTCGGGTCTGCTCTGCAACTAAGTTCAAAATGTAATCATGGTCGTGAGACCATCAAAGGGTACTGGAATTGTTGTTCGGTTTACTGTCGTCTCCCGCTTAAATGGTTTCACCATCATTGCTACATTCGGTTTCGGTTAACTAAATTCAGGACCCTTGATGGCATTCGTATTTCTCCGAAACTGACTCCATGTTTCTTTAGCGCTTTGTCGACTCCAGTCGCGAACAAGTTTGCTCCTGCATTTGCACCGTCTTTTTACGAACAATTTTCGACTGATTCCAGATGGACGGATTAGCCGAAGCCACCAATTTCCTTTTCAGCCTCCAGGGAATACTGCTTGTGGTGGTCGGAACCATTCTGGGGATTATTGTTGGAGCTATTCCGGGGTTGACCGGGGCGATGTTGATCTCGCTGACCTTGCCTCTGACTTTCAGCATGAATCCGGTCGCAGCATTTGTGCTTTTAATAAGCATGTATGTGGGAGCCGTGAGCGGAGGCTTGATAACCGCCACTCTGCTTCGAATGCCAGGAACGCCGGCTTCCATTATGACAACGCTGGACGGGTACCCTATGGCCAAATCCGGTAAGCCGGGTCGGGCCCTGGGATTGGGTATTACCGCATCGTTTGTTGGAGGATTCGTTTCCTGGCTCTTTCTTATTACCTTGTCCGCGCCTATCGCTCTTTATTCGACTCGGTTGGGCGCCTTTGATTTTTTTGCGCTCATCCTCATGGCTTTGGTTCTCATCGCTTCAGTCGGGGGAAAATCTCTGAGTCGATCCTTCTTTTCAGCCTTTTGTGGCATTCTTGCCACTTTGCCTGGAATTGATACTGCAACCGGCAATCTACGACTCACCTTCGGATTTGAAGAACTCAATGGAGGCCTTAAGTTACTCCCTGTTTTGATAGGGCTGTTTGCTATAAGCCAGGTAATTTCAGACATCAGACAGATCGAGGAAAAGATAGAAGTGATTCCGATACACAAACGCGGCGATATGTTTTTCAAATTGAAAGATTGGAAAGATCAAGCGATCAATCTTTTGCGATCTTCAGTCATAGGCACCTGGGTAGGAATTCTTCCCGGAGTCGGAGCGAATATAGGTTCGGTAGCTGCTTACAGCGCAGCCAAGTCCATGGCCAAAGCTGAAGAGAAAGATATGTTTGGGAAAGGTGCGGAGTCGGCAATTGTTGCTTCTGAGTCGGCCAACAATGCAACCATCGGTGGGGCTCTTATTCCGCTGATATCCTTGGGTATCCCGGGTAGTGTAATTGATGCTATTTTATTGGGTGCTTTATTGGTTCACGGTTTGCAACCGGGGCCATTGCTCTTTCAGCAAAATCCAACTATGGTCTATACGATTATGGGCACCATGATTGTGGCGAATTTCTTTATGTTTTTCTTCATGATTTTCGCCGTAAAATACCTCGCCCGCCTTTCAATGATTCCGCGTGGTTTTTTGATGCCGGTCATCCTGGTATTTTGTATTGTTGGGTCATTTGCGCTTTCCACCCGCATGTTTGATGTGTGGACCATGATCGTTTTCGGGTTACTTGGATTTGCCTTTGAGCACTTTAAGATTCCTTTGGCGCCTTTTGTGATCGGCTTCGTACTCGCTCCTGTCGCGGAAGAAAATTTGTTAACCGGTTTAATGGCC
Above is a genomic segment from Verrucomicrobiota bacterium containing:
- a CDS encoding tripartite tricarboxylate transporter permease: MDGLAEATNFLFSLQGILLVVVGTILGIIVGAIPGLTGAMLISLTLPLTFSMNPVAAFVLLISMYVGAVSGGLITATLLRMPGTPASIMTTLDGYPMAKSGKPGRALGLGITASFVGGFVSWLFLITLSAPIALYSTRLGAFDFFALILMALVLIASVGGKSLSRSFFSAFCGILATLPGIDTATGNLRLTFGFEELNGGLKLLPVLIGLFAISQVISDIRQIEEKIEVIPIHKRGDMFFKLKDWKDQAINLLRSSVIGTWVGILPGVGANIGSVAAYSAAKSMAKAEEKDMFGKGAESAIVASESANNATIGGALIPLISLGIPGSVIDAILLGALLVHGLQPGPLLFQQNPTMVYTIMGTMIVANFFMFFFMIFAVKYLARLSMIPRGFLMPVILVFCIVGSFALSTRMFDVWTMIVFGLLGFAFEHFKIPLAPFVIGFVLAPVAEENLLTGLMASNGSFLPLVTRPIALLFVSISIVLIIVPIFRRYQSGSAS
- a CDS encoding tripartite tricarboxylate transporter substrate-binding protein, whose translation is MNRRAYFVGWHGLVGLLILYTAFQYLFVNSGAGDDYPQKPIQVVVPFNPGGASDTFARIFQKAVNDYDLMPQPLVIVNKAGGSSTIGINYVRDARDDGYTVLCLHEAIMTAKLTGQSRYGPESFEAVAATGEFSLMILVPNESPYYTLSEFMADAKKRPNEIILGSNLNTPTYFAYLNLEATVPGTKFRFVSAGGGANRLASLIGGHMDAAFFSVSEYISFKDNGLRPLALFDDRRDPSIPEVPTANELGFPVTSTNLHYWWFPKGTDPEIVRYFSKVLDKAMQTDYVRTRMDEFKILPRVIVGEELQEKIDQRMEYFSKFDPPRMLELPNVVAWTIGALLVFGAGIIRSCLTTPVVKSESIESIPKRFDLAWKTIALVVVYVAVMALDFISFVWATILFVLICATMLNGLQKTKVVYLLEITFLMSFGLHYVFTEIFTVSLP
- a CDS encoding TonB-dependent receptor plug domain-containing protein, with the protein product MKQTNNHLDDWLGAMSHKGLFFVLGLLLTPLSIFAQEDDNEDDIFEISPFVVEDDSDIGYLASQTMAGGRLRTDLRNVGSSIQVVTAEFMEDIGATGIDELLQYTTSTEVAGNLGNFTGVSEGLDGQVNTGGARGNPDGTSRVRGLAAPDRTRNFYKTDIPFDTYTTERIDINRGANSFLFGLGSPAGLINNGITRANFNDSGQVEIRIGSGGKRPSVRLSGNYNKVLIEDKLAIRVAYLDDRTQNRQRPTYEDDKRYFGTVTWQPFGSPNTVIRAYFETGSIDGNAADTVGPVENLSSFFEAENYPRMSFDTVANARNFNHVEGPNNERNSRPDRNPDGLPLRDIGHGSEIENAIGVGWGLIWDGSNGRYPSGTFNGNIRGADQTNGRTTGKANQITGPNPFWKPKTFFGRTAHIWMLGHGNYSQTAGEGNAFRGLTDLEIFDFSKYNLGWDNDFYTRDFDNYNISLEQVLFNGNVGFEFGYDFQTLYRSDFNAFSNGAARITLDINRSLPIPNDLNYAESGDLSYPENPNFGRVWIETNGNFRESTFDRETARFTGFLKHSFREQLDESFLGKILGSHTITSLLDDYTEEERFVPWQLSSFADQDPGIHLGHPDAGIANNGQRNIRNIVYLGPPQLAAFTDPSFTMQDLEFGPAMFDLRGVAGMEFDHIYWDMGPDATRENTGDDLNDNGNEGFKLGNLIPNLTPHKNHRIQKTEVESVAFNSQSFLFDNLLVVNMGWRNDKVKTWLNTEAQVMGIEEIPDLSEQGWNLTSGHATFREIDSEIFGYGGVLNWPHQLIKLPSGVDIAFHYNETENFVPAATRVDQFRQPLESPSGLSKDWGVTLFLFDNKVVSRFNWYDADLKGATANLGGVFNGSIQRMFTHWGSANADIQRADANADGVIDPSFIEENREIELDEDDPGVIIGQETDEEVIARLAPNFERTIADRDAITPYLTDDLKASYNFRLNNSGTVEVQPAGGVSDTQDIQAKGFEWELTMNPTRAWRVSLNFADTETVLTNIGPRMTKLFNEFWIPIIEDFGDLDWNNPMGLNTGNTLKEQVNADVLEYLEQKAQEGTPTKEQRRYRVNFVTNYRFNEGFLQGFSVGGAARWQSDNSVGFPLIPREDGIVQPDVDNPWLNEDVYNYDLTFAYRKKITDKINWTIQLNIRNLQNLRNDDISTIRRQPNGDVARIRFDPPSQFLLTNTFRF